One genomic region from Cucumis melo cultivar AY chromosome 9, USDA_Cmelo_AY_1.0, whole genome shotgun sequence encodes:
- the LOC103499318 gene encoding putative transcription factor bHLH086, with translation MSLANSAIQEVDGMEKNGGGYLKSLAIGKGHDQNPNGDFVFRDATNYQLGLQQQQSLINFGHKMNNESLLSFEAQGICQLDLTYNWDDQERVMEDPNCFQTATSHNNYSPSKDHHHNKNGNSGSVYEWLYCESTTDFSDSIQDAEGTQEIVPNHKRSHSTGESSGSVCKKQCTAAPKKQKPKSATAKDPQSIAAKNRRERISERLKILQELVPNGSKVDLVTMLEKAISYVKFLQLQVKILATDEFWPVQGGKAPDISQVKEAIDVILSSQRERSSSSNTEK, from the exons ATGTCACTTGCAAATTCAGCTATACAAGAAGTTGATGGCATGGAGAAAAATGGGGGTGGATATTTGAAGAGTTTAGCCATTGGAAAAGGCCATGATCAAAATCCAAATGGTGACTTTGTGTTCCGAGACGCCACGAATTATCAACTCGGGCTACAACAACAACAATCTCTCATCAACTTCGGTCATAAGATGAATAATGAATCTTTGTTGAGCTTTGAAGCACAAGGAATTTGTCAATTAGATCTCACTTATAATTGGGATGATCAGGAACGTGTGATGGAAGATCCTAATTGTTTTCAAACAGCTACAAGTCATAATAATTATAGTCCTTCAAAAGATCATCACCATAATAAAAATGGAAATAGTGGTTCTGTTTACGAGTGGCTTTATTGCGAATCAACAACTGATTTTTCTGATTCCATTCAAGACGCTGAAGGAACTCAAGAGATTGTTCCCAATCACAAGCGATCGCATAGCACG GGAGAGAGCAGTGGGAGTGTATGCAAGAAGCAATGCACTGCTGCACCTAAGAAACAGAAACCCAAATCAGCAACAGCCAAAGATCCACAAAGCATTGCAGCCAAG AATCGAAGAGAAAGGATTAGCGAGAGGCTGAAAATACTCCAAGAATTGGTTCCAAATGGCTCTAAG GTTGATTTGGTAACCATGTTGGAGAAAGCAATTAGTTATGTCAAATTTCTTCAACTACAAGTGAAG ATCCTAGCAACAGATGAATTTTGGCCAGTTCAAGGTGGGAAAGCTCCAGATATTTCACAAGTAAAGGAAGCCATTGATGTCATTCTTTCATCTCAAAGAGAAAGAAGCTCAAGCTCAAACACTGAAAAGTGA